A single window of Aspergillus oryzae RIB40 DNA, chromosome 8 DNA harbors:
- a CDS encoding aromatic alcohol reductase (predicted protein) encodes MATKYAKSQGPDFRNEIQRVAIIGAGGTVGKPIAQELIKTGKHTVTALTRAGSQSTLPEGIQTVPVDYDDKASLLRALEGQDALIITLPVTAAPDTQSKIIQAAAKAGVKYVMPNVWGCDVANDNLVNSGLGWERLRGAFDEIEKTGVSSWVSLICGFWYEHSVSLGPATFGFNFAEKKMVLFDDGETKINVSTPAQCGRAVAKLLSLKVLPEDENDRSVTLSRWLNKPVYISSFRITQKQMFQSWKRVTGEKNEDWTVAYESSRERYEKGLEGMQNGDHGAFVQAMYSRVLFPNGDGDYESKHALANETLGLPQEDLDELTRNAKVMIDRGYDYMTKRD; translated from the exons ATGGCCACCAAATACGCCAAAAGCCAAGGCCCTGATTTCAGAAATGAGATCCAGCGCGTCGCTATCATCGGT GCCGGAGGCACCGTCGGCAAGCCCATCGCTCAAGAACTCATCAAAACAGGCAAGCACACTGTAACAGCGCTGACTCGCGCCGGGAGCCAAAGCACCTTACCCGAGGGCATCCAGACCGTGCCTGTCGATTACGACGATAAGGCAAGCCTCTTGAGGGCCCTGGAGGGCCAGGATGCCCTGATCATCACATTACCCGTGACCGCGGCACCGGACACACAATCCAAGATTATACAAGCCGCCGCTAAGGCCGGTGTCAAATACGTGATGCCGAATGTCTGGGGCTGCGACGTCGCGAATGACAATCTAGTGAATAGCGGACTAGGCTGGGAGCGACTCCGAGGGGCTTTCGACGAAATCGAGAAGACGGGTGTTTCGTCGTGGGTGTCCCTTATTTGTGGGTTCTGGTATGAGCATAGTGTGAGCCTGGGGCCGGCTACGTTCGGGTTCAATTttgcagagaagaagatggtgttgTTTGATGATGGGGAGACTAAGATTAATGTCAGTACTCCTGCGCAGTGTGGGAGGGCTGTTGCGAAGTTGTTGAGTTTGAAGGTGTTGcctgaggatgagaatgatCGGAGTGTGACGCTGAGTCGCTGGTTGAATAAACCCGTGTATATCTCCAGCTTCCGGATTACTCAGAAGCAGATGTTTCAGAGTTGGAAACGGGTCACtggtgagaagaatgaggaTTGGACAGTGGCGTATGAGTCCAGTCGTGAGCGGTATGAGAAGGGGCTTGAGGGGATGCAGAATGGTGACCACGGTGCCTTTGTTCAGGCCATGTACTCCCGTGTCTTGTTTCCAAATGGAGATGGGGATTATGAGAGCAAACATGCTTTGGCTAATGAGACTCTTGGTCTTCCCCAGGAGGACCTCGATGAGCTGACCAGGAATGCCAAAGTTATGATTGATCGGGGGTACGATTATATGACAAAGCGGGACTGA
- a CDS encoding putative FAD monooxygenase (2-polyprenyl-6-methoxyphenol hydroxylase and related FAD-dependent oxidoreductases), protein MSELKEDYVDVLIVGAGPAGLMLANWLSRFDIKTRIVDKRGTKIFNGQADGLQCRTLEIFDSFDFAHRVWRESNHMLEIWFWNPDKDGILRRSDRIADTIPGISRFQQVVLHQGRIERFFLDSIKEHSDITVERGVLPTTFEFDEAKAADFEDYPITVTLRTLSEEEATPAQRQQHHRRADGTQSVINDGLFRSNLAADDTDDLIRVAKANNNASSVETVKAKFMVGCDGAHSWVRRQLGFKLEGDSTDYIWGVLDIVPITDFPDIRHRCAIHSANAGSVMVIPRENKLVRLYIQLQVTEHAQSGGKADRSWITPEVILQSAQRIMHPYKINYTYCDWWTAYQIGQRVGDHFSLRERVFLAGDAVHTHSPKAGQGMNVSMQDTYNLGRKIAHVVKGYSEGSILKTYQSERRRVAQDLIDFDHRLSRLFSGRPAKDGANEGVSMEEFKNAMEKGNEFASGIVVNYGSSIIVAKEGDSVEQGDGTEVAANLQRRVVSKTHLATKIDIGKRMPSFKVLNQSDARPWHLQELLKSNGRWRIIVFPGQLTQPQNMQRIQKLGDQLGSQDSFIRQYTPSDQLIDSLIEVLTVHAGPRTGVELLDLPEAFHPFDEEMGWDYWKVFVDDQSYHEGHGQAYFNYGIDPIHGAAVIVRPDQYVSWVGEVDDYEDMARFFSGFMRVQDSSKPKSRVVKLWSVLLKPALITSRRQLSGVGATPTPPVQHDRL, encoded by the exons ATGTCTGAACTTAAAGAAGACTATGTCGACGTGCTTATCGTGGGGGCTGGACCCGCAGGCCTGATGCTAGCAAACTGGCTGAGTCGATTCGACATCAAGACCAGAATTGTTGACAAGCGCGGCACCAAG ATCTTCAATGGCCAGGCAGATGGCCTACAATGCCGCACCCTAGAAATTTTCGACTCATTTGATTTTGCCCACCGCGTTTGGCGAGAATCAAACCACATGCTGGAGATTTGGTTCTGGAACCCCGACAAAGATGGTATTTTGCGGCGGTCGGATCGAATTGCGGATACCATCCCCGGTATCAGTCGCTTTCAGCAGGTGGTACTGCATCAGGGTCGCATTGAGCGGTTTTTCCTCGATTCGATTAAAGAGCATAGCGATATCACAGTCGAGCGTGGAGTGCTGCCTACTACGTTCGAGTTCGATGAGGCTAAAGCTGCGGATTTTGAGGATTATCCGATCACAGTCACATTGCGCACTTtgtcggaggaagaggctaCGCCTGCTCAGCGGCAACAGCACCACAGGAGAGCGGACGGCACACAGTCAGTCATCAATGATGGGCTTTTTCGAAGTAACCTAGCTGCTGACGACACGGATGACCTTATCCGTGTAGCAAAGGCCAATAACAATGCCAGCTCAGTCGAGACAGTGAAAGCGAAATTCATGGTGGGTTGCGATGGTGCACATTCCTGGGTGAGGCGTCAACTTGGCTTCAAGCTAGAGGGTGACTCCACGGACTATATCTGGGGCGTACTCGACATTGTACCCATCACCGATTTTCCAGATATCCGCCATCGATGTGCTATTCACTCAGCCAATGCGGGTAGCGTCATGGTTATCCCAAGAGAAAACAAGCTTGTTCGATTGTACATCCAATTACAGGTGACCGAGCATGCGCAGAGTGGAGGTAAGGCTGACCGTTCGTGGATTACTCCGGAGGTTATTCTGCAGTCTGCACAGAGGATTATGCATCCGTATAAGATAAATTATACGTACTGCGACTGGTGGACGGCGTACCAGATCGGGCAGCGTGTGGGTGACCATTTTTCTCTACGAGAGCGTGTCTTTCTAGCTGGTGATGCTGTGCACACGCATTCGCCCAAGGCAGGGCAGGGTATGAATGTGAGCATGCAGGACA CATATAATTTGGGAAGGAAGATCGCACATGTAGTCAAGGGGTACAGTGAGGGATCGATTCTAAAGACATATCAGTCAGAGAGAAGACGGGTTGCACAAGATCTAATTGATTTTGATCACCGGCTGTCGAGACTATTTTCAGGCCGTCCAGCAAAGGACGGTGCCAACGAAGGTGTCAGTATGGAAGAGTTCAAGAACGCGATGGAGAAGGGGAATGAATTTGCCAGTGGAATTG TGGTCAATTATGGTAGTAGCATCATCGTGGCAAAAGAGGGCGACTCTGTTGAGCAGGGAGATGGTACTGAAGTTGCTGCCAATCTACAACGTAGAGTAGTCAGCAAGACTCATCTGGCCACAAAGATTGACATTGGCAAGCGGATGCCGAGTTTCAAGGTGCTTAATCAATCTGATGCCCGTCCATGGCATCTACAGGAACTCTTGAAAAGCAACGGGCGATGGCGGATTATCGTGTTCCCTGGTCAGCTTACCCAGCCCCAAAATATGCAGCGGATACAAAAGCTTGGTGATCAGCTAGGCAGTCAGGACTCATTTATTCGCCAATACACTCCGTCTGATCAGCTGATTGACAGCCTTATTGAAGTTCTCACAGTCCATGCCGGACCACGGACTGGAgtggagcttcttgatctgcCCGAGGCTTTCCATCCATTTGATGAGGAGATGGGCTGGGACTATTGGAaggtctttgttgatgatcaATCTTACCATGAGGGACATGGACAAGCGTATTTCAATTATGGCATTGACCCTATCCATGGCGCTGCTGTTATTGTCCGACCGGATCAATATGTAAGCTGGGTTGGTGAAGTGGATGATTATGAGGATATGGCGAGGTTTTTCTCCGGGTTCATGAGGGTGCAAGATTCCTCGAAACCCAAGTCTAGAGTGGTCAAGCT ATGGTCGGTATTATTGAAGCCGGCATTGATAACCTCCAGGCGACAGTTGTCCGGTGTTGGGGCGACCCCCACGCCGCCAGTCCAACACGACCGACTATGA
- a CDS encoding uncharacterized protein (predicted protein) — protein sequence MFYGQSSIDMQVLLIAEITKRRAELRDVAESVLTINDLARFQLTKGQLLDSNAASMCNLLGERGIAVHKRLTIDEEHSILGDMPYLSMMKALYQAGFRDKSSLAPPQPVYPVANLQRAMWLMDMDLSLKVSKDGFSTVLELCSSITYSFSSMVRQPGPWTSLTCKHACQVVTGLFQALNKEERQFWLGCLASKETTAAHVPALQGKDDVR from the coding sequence ATGTTCTACGGGCAATCCAGCATCGACATGCAAGTTCTCCTTATAGCGGAGATCACCAAGCGGCGAGCCGAGCTTCGTGATGTAGCGGAGTCAGTCCTAACAATAAATGATCTGGCCCGCTTCCAACTCACAAAAGGGCAGCTTCTGGATAGTAATGCGGCCAGCATGTGTAACCTCTTAGGAGAAAGGGGTATAGCTGTACACAAGAGGTTGACGATCGATGAAGAGCATTCCATATTAGGGGACATGCCCTACTTGAGTATGATGAAAGCTCTCTACCAGGCTGGATTTCGAGACAAAAGTTCGCTAGCTCCCCCTCAGCCAGTTTATCCAGTGGCCAATCTTCAGCGCGCCATGTGGTTGATGGATATGGATTTAAGCCTCAAAGTATCCAAAGATGGCTTCTCTACGGTTTTGGAGCTCTGCAGTTCAATCACTTACTCCTTTTCAAGTATGGTCAGACAACCAGGGCCTTGGACTTCACTGACCTGTAAGCATGCTTGTCAGGTTGTGACTGGCTTATTCCAAGCGCTAAACAAAGAGGAGCGACAGTTTTGGCTGGGCTGTTTAGCGTCTAAAGAGACGACAGCTGCTCATGTCCCTGCTCTTCAGGGAAAGGATGATGTCCGATAA
- a CDS encoding uncharacterized protein (predicted protein) produces the protein MKSPIYLLTALLPLTLPLVNATPTAEPDDLEVEGSVLEDRDNCRVERPFVYRKYPCDSSDITGRANRGDNVNFQCRYRNWYKTPKGWVKQDDKPRRCLILIFNGFVDLFIYDIFKLLPESTENHSILD, from the exons ATGAAGTCCCCAATTTATCTTCTCActgctcttcttccccttACTCTGCCCCTAGTCAATGCTACTCCAACCGCGGAGCCTGATGAccttgaggttgagggcTCTGTTCTTGAGGATCGGGATAATTGCAGAGTTGAAAGACCATTCGTCTACCGCAAGTACCCCTGTGACTCGAGTGACATAACGGGCCGGGCCAACAGAGGCGACAATGTCAATTTCCAGTGCCGATACAG AAACTGGTACAAGACCCCCAAGGGATGGGTGAAACAGGACGACAAGCCTCGTAGATGCC TTATTTTGATATTTAATGGATTTGTTGATTTGTTTATCTATGATATATTTA AATTGCTCCCAGAGTCTACTGAGAACCATTCA ATATTGGATTGA
- a CDS encoding alpha/beta hydrolase (predicted protein), giving the protein MQSRGGVPQTIEFEYGAKGHWIGNKNARNVLIWYHVSFNVRPLRYPTQLIQSVEGLRYILTETNRTPANILLGGDSAGGNLAVGVLSHLSSPHEAIAKLDVQEPLAGTVLIAPWTSLEYCSFKLV; this is encoded by the exons ATGCAGTCGCGAGGAGGTGTACCTCAAACAATAGAATTTGAATATGGTGCGAAAGGCCACTGGATTGGAAACAAGAATGCACGTAATGTATTAATCTGGTACCACG TCTCATTCAATGTTCGTCCGCTGCGG TATCCAACGCAGCTTATTCAATCCGTCGAAGGATTACGATACATTCTAACAGAAACTAATCGTACCCCGGCCAATATTCTGCTAGGTGGTGACTCTGCAGGCGGCAACCTGGCCGTCGGTGTTCTCTCACACCTGTCATCACCTCATGAAGCAATAGCCAAACTAGACGTCCAGGAACCGCTAGCAGGGACTGTTCTTATTGCACCCTGGACTTCCCTCGAA TACTGCTCCTTCAAGCTGGTTTAA